One genomic window of Branchiostoma floridae strain S238N-H82 chromosome 4, Bfl_VNyyK, whole genome shotgun sequence includes the following:
- the LOC118413640 gene encoding procollagen C-endopeptidase enhancer 1-like, with translation MDWKIVAGILLFASLSLCESNVGETEQDNLTEGNTSECGATIYGGSGTISSPGFPLTYPNKKYCGWTIRAPPGRFIEATIGSLAIEMHGKECDYDSLSITVDGTRDYGPYCDANKPPDQRLVGTLFEITFVSDDTVGKEGFLLLYSTTKTPHETMENRAGCTSEILTAGSGVITTPNYPLKYPVKTNCTWTIQAEPDKVAFIQIETFDMEKSDNCSYDHMTITVDGNRTMGPYCNQIPPPLQSRMNGSKFEIYFRSDDSIVGIGFLLAYNSYPIEEEELTTSDPGVADNKTDSPTEWVYTEAADTTQASPSHTPPTTSQPIIIDTFSDNVSVSAIDNQTVLTSPVATVDTTDGNVSTSNNGVQDKRRERETLITRSKGMD, from the exons ATGGACTGGAAAATTGTGGCAGGAATATTACTATTTGCATCGCTGTCCCTCTGCGAAAG CAATGTTGGGGAGACTGAACAGGACAATCTCACGGAAGGAAACACGAGCG AGTGTGGGGCGACCATATATGGCGGGTCTGGAACCATCTCTTCGCCGGGTTTTCCCCTGACGTACCCGAACAAGAAGTATTGCGGCTGGACCATCAGGGCCCCTCCCGGCAG GTTCATCGAAGCGACAATTGGGAGCCTGGCGATTGAAATGCATGGAAAGGAATGCGACTACGACTCCCTGTCTATCACCGTGGACGGGACGCGCGACTACGGGCCTTACTGTGACGCCAACAAGCCCCCAGACCAGCGCCTG gtggggaCCCTCTTCGAGATCACCTTTGTCTCTGATGACACTGTCGGCAAGGAAGGGTTCTTGTTGCTTTACTCCACCACCAAGACTCCTCATGAAACCATGGAGAACAGAGCAG GCTGTACGTCCGAGATCTTGACGGCTGGTTCTGGCGTCATCACCACACCCAACTATCCCCTGAAGTACCCCGTGAAGACCAACTGCACCTGGACCATCCAAGCTGAGCCAGACAA GGTTGCCTTCATCCAGATTGAGACGTTCGACATGGAGAAGTCCGACAACTGTTCCTACGACCACATGACCATCACGGTGGACGGAAACCGGACCATGGGACCCTACTGCAACCAAATCCCGCCTCCCTTACAATCGCGGATGAACGGATCCAAGTTCGAGATATACTTCAG GTCGGATGACTCCATTGTCGGCATCGGCTTTCTCCTGGCGTACAACAGCTACCCTATCGAGGAAG aagAACTGACCACTTCGGATCCGGGAGTAGCCGACAACAAGACGGACTCACCTACTGAGTGGGTGTACACCGAGGCCGCCGATACCACCCAGGCCAGTCCCTCTCACACCCCACCCACCACCAGCCAGCCCATCATCATTGATACATTCTCTGAcaatgtgtctgtgtctgcaaTAGACAACCAAACTGTGCTGACATCTCCTGTCGCCACTGTTGACACAACGGATGGCAACGTCAGTACCTCGAACAACGGTGTGCAAGATAAG aggagagagagagagaccttGATCACAAGGAGTAAGGGGATGGACTGA